AACCTTATGTAGACGACATAAAGATAAAATGTAGCATCTGCGGCGCTGAAATGAAAAGAACTCCTGAGGTAATAGATGTCTGGTTTGATTCCGGATCAATGCCTTATGCGCAGTATCATTACCCTTTTGAAAACAAGGAGTTGTTTGAATCCAATTTTCCGGCTGATTTTATTTGTGAGGCAATCGACCAGACGAGAGGTTGGTTCTATACCCTTATGACAATATCCACGATTTTGTTTGATAAATCATGCTATAAAAATGTTCTATGTCTCGGGCTTATAAATGATGAGCTCGGACAGAAAATGAGCAAGTCCAAAGGCAATATAATAAAGCCCTGGGATATTCTTGACAGACAGGGAGCAGATGCATTAAGGTGGTACCTCTTTACATCTGTCTCACCCTGGCTTCCCAAAAATTTTTCAATAAAAGGCGTGGATGAAGTAATAAGGAAATTTCTTCTTACGCTCTGGAACACATACTCATTTTTTGTAATCTATGCAAATATTGATAATTTCAATCCTGCAGACTATGACCCGGATGCATATAAAAGATGCGAGCTCGACAGATGGATAATATCTGAATTGAATATTACTATAAAAAAAGTAAATGAGCTCCTGGATGATTTTAATGTTACTGACAGTGGCAGGCTTATACAGGAATTTATTGATAACCTTTCAAACTGGTATGTAAGAAGAAGCAGAAGAAGATTCTGGAAGAGCGAAGAAGATGACGATAAGATAAGCGCATATCTTACTCTTTATGAATGCCTTCTAAGCATATCAAAATTAAGTGCACCGTATATTCCCTTTATCAGTGAAGAAATATATCTGAATCTTTCTTCAGTTCTTCAGGAAAAAAAGAAAAGCGTCCATCTTGAAAGTTATCCCGAGGCCGGCGAAGATCTGATTGATTATGATCTGAGCTATAAGATGAATATTGCAAGAAAAGTTGTAGGGCTTGGAAGGGCAGTAAGAAGCAAGACCAGCCTTAAAATAAGACAGCCGCTTAAAAACGCCATAGTATTTACCGATAATAATAAAGAAAAAAAGCAAGCTGTAAAACATTTTAAAAATATTATAATGGAAGAACTTAATGTAAAGGAAATAATATTTGTTGATTCGCTTGATGAACTTGTTTCATATAATATCAAACCAAATCTCAGGCTTCTTGGCTCAAAATACGGCGCTTTGCTGCCAAAAATTAAAACTGCACTTTTAAGTGAAAATCCGCTGCAGGTTGCCATCAAGGTAAAGAATAATAAAACCATTAACCTGGTTATTGATTCTGTTCAATACGAAATAAGTCCGGAAGAGGTCATAGTTGAATCTGCTGACAGAGAGGGGATAAGCGTTGAAAGCGACGGCGAACTTACTGTAGGCCTCAATACTTTATTGGATGAAAAACTGATACAGGAAGGTTTTATAAGAGAACTTGTCCATCACATACAAAACATTAGGAAAGATGCCGGATTTGAAATAGAAAACATTATAGAAACCCATATAAAATGCAGCAGGGAAGCAGAAGATATAATTACCGGTAATATGGAATTTATAAAGAAAGAAACATTATCAGACGTTTTAAATTTCAACACGGAGACAACAAACATGTATTCGGTCGATGTTAAAATAAATGAGGAAAATATAAAAATCTCAGTCAAAGTCATAAGATAAAATTGGTTAA
The nucleotide sequence above comes from Actinomycetota bacterium. Encoded proteins:
- a CDS encoding isoleucine--tRNA ligase, yielding MFKKVTSSVNFVELEEKILNFWKTEKIFEESLNLNKDKEKFIFYEGPPTANGAPGVHHVLSRVFKDIFPRFKTMKGYYVARKAGWDTHGLPVEIEVEKKLGINSKKEIEEIGVEKFNQLCKESVMKYEDEWKRMTERIGFWIDLDNAYFTFKNEYIETIWWILKSMWDKELLYEGHKIVPYCPRCGTALSSHEVAQGYKDVDDHTVIIRFPLKNRKDRYLLVWTTTPWTLVSNVACAINKNATYVWVKYNNEFLLLDENLVDSVFDFTEDFEIVEKVKGNSIMGLKYEPVYDYADGNENAFKIIHGDYVSAGEGTGIVHIAPAFGEEDMIVGRENSLPVVQMVDETGFFKKNVEKFAGMAINDANNEIIKDLKERKLLLKTRKVTHSYPFCWRCDSRLIYYAKKSWYISTSKIKENLIKSNDDVNWYPEHIKNGRYGKWLENNIDWALTRERYWGTPLPIWQDEAGHKICIGSIEELRNLGSNVPDDINLHKPYVDDIKIKCSICGAEMKRTPEVIDVWFDSGSMPYAQYHYPFENKELFESNFPADFICEAIDQTRGWFYTLMTISTILFDKSCYKNVLCLGLINDELGQKMSKSKGNIIKPWDILDRQGADALRWYLFTSVSPWLPKNFSIKGVDEVIRKFLLTLWNTYSFFVIYANIDNFNPADYDPDAYKRCELDRWIISELNITIKKVNELLDDFNVTDSGRLIQEFIDNLSNWYVRRSRRRFWKSEEDDDKISAYLTLYECLLSISKLSAPYIPFISEEIYLNLSSVLQEKKKSVHLESYPEAGEDLIDYDLSYKMNIARKVVGLGRAVRSKTSLKIRQPLKNAIVFTDNNKEKKQAVKHFKNIIMEELNVKEIIFVDSLDELVSYNIKPNLRLLGSKYGALLPKIKTALLSENPLQVAIKVKNNKTINLVIDSVQYEISPEEVIVESADREGISVESDGELTVGLNTLLDEKLIQEGFIRELVHHIQNIRKDAGFEIENIIETHIKCSREAEDIITGNMEFIKKETLSDVLNFNTETTNMYSVDVKINEENIKISVKVIR